The nucleotide sequence GTTCGCGATCCACACCGTTTTTCGCGAAACATTTCCGGTGCGCGGTTTCGGATTCTGGTTCGAGGCACCTGTGCTCAGGAGTGTCGATCCGTGGGCGCTTGCGCTGTCGCTCGCGGCGGCTGCAGCGATATTCCGCTTCAATGCCGGAATGTTGCAGACGCTGGCCGCCTGCGCCTCGGCGGGGGTGTTGCTTTATCTGGCTGGGATTCTTGGATGAGTCCGATGGACGATGCATTTCGCCTCTCGCCGGCTTGCCTTGCACCGGATTTTGCCGCCAACTCATGTTGTTTTTCTTTGCGGAGAGACATCATGGAGCGGTCGGCCGATATCCCGGGTGGGAAAGACAACGCGGTGGCAACAACCGGCCGTCATCGCGTCGTCGTGGTCGGCGCAGGCTTCGGTGGACTGGAAACGGTGCATCGGCTTGCGGGTGTGCCGGTCAGCATCACGCTGATCGATCGGCGCAATCACCATCTGTTTCAGCCTCTGCTCTATCAAGTGGCGACGGCTTCGCTGGCAACTTCGGAGATCGCGTGGCCGATACGGCACCTGCTGAGCGGACGGCGGGAGGTGACCACGCTGCTTGCATCGGTCACAGGTGTGGATGTCGCGGTGCGGCGCGTTTTGCTCGAGGACGGCGACGCGCTGGATTACGACACGCTGGTGCTCGCAACCGGTGTGCGGCACGCCTATTTTGGTCACGATGAATGGGAGCCGTTCGCGCCGGGGCTGAAAACGCTCGAAGACGCCACGACAATCCGTCGCCGTCTTCTGCTGGCGTTTGAGCGCGCGGAGCGTGAGAGCGATCCGCAGCGGCGCGCGGCGCTTCTGACATTCGTGATCGTCGGTGGCGGTCCGACCGGCGTTGAACTCGCCGGAACCATCGCGGAGCTGGCGCGGGTGACGTTGCCGCCGGATTTCCGCAACATCGATACGCGAGCCGCGCGCGTGGTTCTGATCGAGGCGGGGCCGCGCGTGCTCGCGGGTTTCGCCGAGGATCTGTCCGACTACGCACACCGCTCGCTGGAGCGCATCGGGGTTGAAGTGGTGCTCGGGCGAGCAGTGTCCGAATGCAGCGCCGATGGCGTGATTTACGGCGGCGAGGTTTTGAAATCGAACACCATCCTCTGGGCTGCCGGCGTGCGGGCGTCACCGGCGGCGGAATGGCTCGGGGTGCCGCTTGATCGTGCCGGGCGGGTCATTGTCGAGCCCGACCTGACGGTGCCCGGTCGTCCGGAAGTATTTGCGATTGGCGATACGGTGACGATCGCCGCGCCTGACGGTCAGCCGGTGCCGGGCATCGCGCCCGCCGCGAAACAGCAGGGGCGATACGTCGCGGACGTGATCAAGACGCGGTTGCGCGGCGAGACATCGCCCGCGCCGTTTCACTACAAGCACGCCGGAAGTCTTGCCC is from Afipia massiliensis and encodes:
- a CDS encoding NAD(P)/FAD-dependent oxidoreductase; translation: MERSADIPGGKDNAVATTGRHRVVVVGAGFGGLETVHRLAGVPVSITLIDRRNHHLFQPLLYQVATASLATSEIAWPIRHLLSGRREVTTLLASVTGVDVAVRRVLLEDGDALDYDTLVLATGVRHAYFGHDEWEPFAPGLKTLEDATTIRRRLLLAFERAERESDPQRRAALLTFVIVGGGPTGVELAGTIAELARVTLPPDFRNIDTRAARVVLIEAGPRVLAGFAEDLSDYAHRSLERIGVEVVLGRAVSECSADGVIYGGEVLKSNTILWAAGVRASPAAEWLGVPLDRAGRVIVEPDLTVPGRPEVFAIGDTVTIAAPDGQPVPGIAPAAKQQGRYVADVIKTRLRGETSPAPFHYKHAGSLAQIGKRLAVIDFGRIKLRGALAWWIWGIAHIYFLIGVRNRLSVAISWLWNYLRDQRSSRLITQGRSAPEYPKQP